From the Gemmatimonadaceae bacterium genome, the window GCATGACAGTTGCCTCAGCGTCCGACGCGCACCCCTTCACCGAGCTGCCCGACCTCGCAGCCGAACGACTGGGCGGGGCGGTGATCGCGGCCAACGACGATTTCTTTGCGCCGAAAGAGAATCTCATCAAGCCTGCCGCTCCCGAGTGGAGAGAAGGGGAATACACGGATCGCGGCAAATGGATGGACGGCTGGGAGACCCGCCGTCGTCGCGCGCCCGGCCACGACTGGGCGATTATTCAGCTCGGCGTTCCTGGAATTGTCCGCGGTGTTGTGATCGACACAAGCTACTTTACCGGGAACTATCCCGAGGAAGCGAGCATCGATTCGGCCGCGGTCGATGGCTCTCCGTCAGGCGAGCACATGATGAGCGAGCAGATTCAGTGGGCGCCCGTGCTGCCGAAGTCACGGCTCAAGGGCAATACGCTCAACTATTGTCCCGTCGAGGCCAACAATCGCCGAGTGACGCATCTTCGACTCAACATCTTCCCTGACGGGGGTGTTGCCCGGCTTCGCGTGCACGGTGAAGTGGTCCCCGATGAAGAAATCTTTACCGCTTTGAGAGAGATAGACCTTGCTGCCCTCAGAAACGGAGGGCTCGTCGTCGCGTGCAGCGACATGCACTACGGGAATCCCCAGAACATGCTGCTGCCCGGCAAGTCGACACATATGGGAGACGGATGGGAGACGAAGCGCCGGCGCGGGCCGGGAAATGACTGGGCTGTTGTGCGTCTCGCCCGCCGGGGAATTGTCGAGCGCATCGAGCTGGACACCGATCACTTCAAGGGAAATGCGCCGGGTAGCTGCATGATCGAATGCTGCGACGCGAGCATCACGCACGGAGTGTTCGACTCGGAGCACGGGGAGTGGAGCGAGCTGCTGCCGCAAACGCCGCTCGAGCCTAATGGACAACATCACTGGGAGGGGATTGTGCCGAAGCCGGCAACACACGTCCGCTTGAACATCTTTCCGGACGGTGGCGTTGCCCGGCTACGGCTATTAGGAAGGGTCGAGCGCTGACGGGCCTGTGCTCAGAGCCTTTTAGGCTTACCGGACTTTCTTCGGATAGTCTCGAAGAGCTCAGGCACGTCGATT encodes:
- the alc gene encoding allantoicase; amino-acid sequence: MTVASASDAHPFTELPDLAAERLGGAVIAANDDFFAPKENLIKPAAPEWREGEYTDRGKWMDGWETRRRRAPGHDWAIIQLGVPGIVRGVVIDTSYFTGNYPEEASIDSAAVDGSPSGEHMMSEQIQWAPVLPKSRLKGNTLNYCPVEANNRRVTHLRLNIFPDGGVARLRVHGEVVPDEEIFTALREIDLAALRNGGLVVACSDMHYGNPQNMLLPGKSTHMGDGWETKRRRGPGNDWAVVRLARRGIVERIELDTDHFKGNAPGSCMIECCDASITHGVFDSEHGEWSELLPQTPLEPNGQHHWEGIVPKPATHVRLNIFPDGGVARLRLLGRVER